The sequence below is a genomic window from Flavobacterium keumense.
CATTTTTTTACCAATATTGTACGCGTTATCTTCATGAATCAAAGCAGAAAGCGCATCTACCGTTTGTGCATTCAGAAGTACATCTAATTTTACCAATTTAGAAGTACGCATTCCAATAGGTGAATAATCAAAAGACGCATATCCTTTAGAAACGGTTTTCAAACGGTCATAAAAATCAAATACAATTTCAGCCAAAGGCATGTCAAAGTTCAATTCGACCCTTTCAGGAGTTAAGTAAGTTTGATTGGTGATTAACCCTCGTTTTTCAATACACAAACTCATTACGTTTCCTACGAAATCAGCTTTGGTAATAATAGTTGCTTTGATAAAAGGTTCTTCTACTCGGTCTAATTTGGAAGGTTCAGGTAAGTCTGATGGATTGTTAACAATAAGCGGTGTTTCTGGATCTTTTTTGGTGTAAGCCAAATAAGAAACGTTAGGTACCGTTGTAATTACAGTCATGTCAAATTCGCGTTCCAAACGTTCTTGGATGATCTCCATGTGCAACATACCTAGGAATCCACAACGGAAACCAAATCCTAAAGCAGCCGAACTTTCTGCCTGAAAAACTAAAGAAGCATCGTTCAATTGTAGTTTTTCCATAGAAGCACGCAAGTCTTCATAATCTTCGGTATCAACGGGATAAATACCAGCAAAAACCATTGGTTTTACATCTTCAAAACCATGAATGGCATTTTGGGTTGGTTCTTTAGCATCAGTGATAGTATCTCCTACTTTTACTTCTTTTGCTTCTTTAATCCCAGAAATTAAATAGCCAACATCTCCTGCCGAAATTACTTGTTTTGGAACTTGATTTAATTTTAGCGTACCAATTTCATCTGCAAAATATTCACTACCCGTAGCCATGAACTTGATTTTTTGCCCTTTTTTAATTTCGCCATTAATCACACGAAAAATAACTTCAATTCCGCGGAAAGGATTGTATACTGAGTCAAAGATTAATGCCTGTAAAGGTTCGTCTTTGTTTCCCTTTGGAGCAGGAATTTTTTCAATAATGGCAGCTAGAATATTTTCTACACCAAAACCTGTTTTTCCTGAAGCGTGAATAATATCTTCTAGTTTACAACCCAATAAATCAATAATATCGTCGCTTACCTCTTCTGGGTTAGCGCTAGGTAAATCTACTTTATTTAAGACTGGAATAATTTCCAAGTCGTTTTCCAAAGCCAAATACAAATTAGAAATGGTTTGTGCCTGAATACTTTGTGCGGCATCAACAATCAACAAAGCGCCTTCACAAGCAGCAATACTTCTTGAAACCTCATACGAAAAATCTACGTGTCCCGGAGTGTCAATCAAGTTCAAGATGTACTCTTCGCCTTTGTAGGTGTATTCCATCTGAATAGCGTGACTTTTAATGGTAATTCCACGTTCGCGCTCCAAGTCCATATTGTCTAACAATTGCGCTTTTTCTTCACGAGCGGTTACGGTTTGGGTTGCGCCAAGTAATCGGTCAGCAAGTGTACTTTTTCCGTGGTCAATATGGGCAATTATGCAAAAATTTCTAATGTGTTTCATTATTCAATCTAAAGTTCATATACAAGAGTCAAATCCTTGTTTAATTTGCAAATATAAACTAAAGTTTTTTATTCTTGTTAGTAGATTCGATCTGATAAGAATAGAAAAGTTCAAAAATCTAAAATCGTTAATCTTGAATCTAAAATCTTATTTTATCTTTGCCAAAAAATAGCACCTTGATTAAGATTGGCAACATAGAATTACCTGATTTTCCTTTACTACTCGCTCCTATGGAAGACGTGAGCGATCCGCCGTTCCGTAGACTGTGTAAAACACACGGAGCCGATATGATGTATTCGGAATTTATTTCTTCAGAAGGGTTAATTCGTGATGCCATCAAGAGTCGTCAAAAATTGGATATTTTCGATTACGAACGCCCTGTTGGGATCCAAATTTTTGGTGGCGATGAAGAAGCAATGGCTTTGTCATCTAAAATTGTTTCGACCGTAAATCCCGATTTGATTGACATTAATTTTGGCTGTCCTGTAAAAAAAGTAGTGAGCAAAGGTGCTGGAGCAGGTGTGTTGAAAGACGTCGATTTAATGGTGCGTTTGACCAAAGCGGTTATTGATAGTACCAATTTACCTGTAACGGTAAAAACCCGTTTGGGCTGGGACGAAAGTTCGATCAATATTGATGAGGTAGCAGAGCGTTTGCAAGATATTGGGGTGCAAGCTTTGTCAATTCATGCACGAACCCGTGCGCAAATGTATAAGGGTCATTCCGATTGGACTCACATTGCTCGTGTGAAAAATAATCCTCGAATTACAATGCCGATTTTTGGAAACGGCGATATCGATTCGCCTGAAAAAGCCTTACATTATAAAAATGAATACGGTATTGATGGTATTATGATTGGTCGCGCTGCTATTGGGTATCCTTGGATTTTCAACGAAATCAAACATTACTTTAAAACCGGCGAACATTTGCCAACACCAACTGTTATTGACCGAGTAGAAGCGGCTCGAAACCACTTAATTTGGTCCATGGAATGGAAAGGTGAACGTTTGGGAATTGTAGAAATGCGACGTCATTATACGAATTATTTCAAAGGTATTCATTCGTTCAAAGACTATAAACAAAAATTAGTTACAACTGATGATATAGACGATTTGTTTGGCGTGATGAAAGAGATTGAAGAAGTGTATGCGGGTTATGAGTTTGTGTAAATAATTTTATCCCAACAACTTCTTACTCACCCGGCTACTCGCAATTAACGAAGCGATAAAACCAAGCGAAATAATTGTTCCCAACACAATCAAAACATTTTCTAGGGTAAAAACTACTGGATAGGCCAGTGTAGGTGTAATCATAATTAACTGAAATTGTTGTTGCAAAACCACAATTCCAATTCCTAAAATCAACCCAATTCCTCCACCAAAAACACTTAACAAAGTACCTTGAAGCAAGAATATTTTGCGTAAATCTTTGATTTCGACACCCAAGTTGAATAGGGTTTTCAAATTGCCTTTTTTGTCCAAAATCATCATGATGAGTGCACCAATTAAATTGAAAAGTGCCACCACAATGACCAAAGTAAAAATTAAGTAGACTGCGATGTTTTCGGTATTCAACATTTTATAAAGCGATTCGTTCAGTTGCGCTCTGTTTTTTACCGTGATCGTATTTTTGAAAATCGTTTGCAATTG
It includes:
- the lepA gene encoding translation elongation factor 4, which gives rise to MKHIRNFCIIAHIDHGKSTLADRLLGATQTVTAREEKAQLLDNMDLERERGITIKSHAIQMEYTYKGEEYILNLIDTPGHVDFSYEVSRSIAACEGALLIVDAAQSIQAQTISNLYLALENDLEIIPVLNKVDLPSANPEEVSDDIIDLLGCKLEDIIHASGKTGFGVENILAAIIEKIPAPKGNKDEPLQALIFDSVYNPFRGIEVIFRVINGEIKKGQKIKFMATGSEYFADEIGTLKLNQVPKQVISAGDVGYLISGIKEAKEVKVGDTITDAKEPTQNAIHGFEDVKPMVFAGIYPVDTEDYEDLRASMEKLQLNDASLVFQAESSAALGFGFRCGFLGMLHMEIIQERLEREFDMTVITTVPNVSYLAYTKKDPETPLIVNNPSDLPEPSKLDRVEEPFIKATIITKADFVGNVMSLCIEKRGLITNQTYLTPERVELNFDMPLAEIVFDFYDRLKTVSKGYASFDYSPIGMRTSKLVKLDVLLNAQTVDALSALIHEDNAYNIGKKMTEKLRELIPRQQFDIPIQAAIGAKIIARETIKALRKDVTAKCYGGDISRKRKLLEKQKKGKKRMRQVGNVEIPQEAFMAVLKLND
- the dusB gene encoding tRNA dihydrouridine synthase DusB, whose product is MIKIGNIELPDFPLLLAPMEDVSDPPFRRLCKTHGADMMYSEFISSEGLIRDAIKSRQKLDIFDYERPVGIQIFGGDEEAMALSSKIVSTVNPDLIDINFGCPVKKVVSKGAGAGVLKDVDLMVRLTKAVIDSTNLPVTVKTRLGWDESSINIDEVAERLQDIGVQALSIHARTRAQMYKGHSDWTHIARVKNNPRITMPIFGNGDIDSPEKALHYKNEYGIDGIMIGRAAIGYPWIFNEIKHYFKTGEHLPTPTVIDRVEAARNHLIWSMEWKGERLGIVEMRRHYTNYFKGIHSFKDYKQKLVTTDDIDDLFGVMKEIEEVYAGYEFV